From Vidua macroura isolate BioBank_ID:100142 chromosome 5, ASM2450914v1, whole genome shotgun sequence, the proteins below share one genomic window:
- the PMCH gene encoding pro-MCH, with translation MCISSYILILSLLSLFSQGFLLSVSKSLQEVEDEDMLLAALNLGKTLQNGDKSMSRGAIPLLKHYKTEDSSVFNYKNAGNMKFLDRSSRHDFFNHVKPINLGRKQLPYPALKGAMAFPADTEIQNIESIQERDTTDEENSAKFPIGRRDFDILRCMLGRVYRPCWQV, from the exons ATGTGCATCTCATCATATATCCTaattctctcccttctctctcttttttctcaaGGTTTTCTACTCTCAGTTTCAAAGTCTCTGCAAGAGGTCGAAGATGAAGATATGTTGCTAGCTGCATTAAACCTAGGAAAAACTCTACAAAATGGAGACAAAAGTATGAGTAGAGGAGCTATACCTTTGCTGAAGCACTACAAGACTGAAGACAGCAGTGTTTTCAATTATAAGAATGCTGGAAACATGAAGTTTTTG GACAGAAGTTCCAGACATGATTTCTTCAATCATGTTAAGCCAATCAACTTAGGCAGAAAGCAACTACCTTATCCTGCACTGAAGGGAGCCATGGCTTTTCCAGCTGACactgaaattcaaaatattgAGTCAATACAGGAAAGAGATACTACAGATGAAGAAAATTCAGCTAAATTCCCTATAGGAAGAAGAGATTTTgaca tCCTCAGGTGTATGCTGGGAAGAGTCTATCGACCTTGTTGGCAAGTGTGA